The Desulfovibrio sp. UIB00 genome has a window encoding:
- the rho gene encoding transcription termination factor Rho, whose product MRKKKATSTLLTDSALSLTDLKTRSMQELMELAEQYEIENASSMRKQELIFALLSTCASQNGAIYGDGVLEILPDGFGFLRSPLCSYMPGPDDIYVSPSQIRRFSLRKGDIVSGQIRPPKEGERYFALLKVTEIGFEPPEHAKNLVLFDNLTPIYPDRQLVMENGEKNLSNRVIDIMAPIGCGQRGLIVAPPRTGKTILLQALANAINANNPDVYLIVLLIDERPEEVTDMERTVKKAEVISSTFDEPPQRHVQVCEMVLEKAKRLVERKRDVVILLDSITRLGRAYNAVTPSSGRVLSGGLDANALQRPKRFFGAARNIEEGGSLTIIATALIDTGSRMDEVIFEEFKGTGNMEIYLDRHLSEKRVFPAIDINRTGTRKEDLLLADDVLNRVWILRKILAPMSSIDSMEFLLDKMRATKSNKDFMNAMGK is encoded by the coding sequence ATGCGCAAAAAGAAAGCTACTTCCACACTGTTGACCGACAGCGCCTTGAGCCTCACGGATCTGAAGACGCGTAGCATGCAGGAACTCATGGAGCTGGCTGAGCAGTATGAAATTGAAAATGCCAGTTCCATGCGTAAGCAGGAACTCATTTTCGCTCTGCTTTCCACCTGTGCTTCACAAAACGGCGCCATTTACGGTGATGGCGTGCTTGAAATTCTGCCCGATGGCTTTGGCTTTTTGCGGTCGCCGCTGTGCAGCTATATGCCCGGCCCGGACGACATCTACGTGTCGCCCTCGCAGATCAGGCGGTTTTCTTTGCGCAAGGGAGACATAGTTTCCGGCCAGATCCGCCCCCCCAAAGAGGGCGAACGCTACTTTGCCCTTCTCAAGGTCACCGAGATCGGCTTTGAACCGCCGGAACACGCCAAGAACCTCGTTCTGTTTGACAACCTCACGCCAATCTATCCCGACCGCCAGCTCGTCATGGAAAATGGCGAGAAAAATCTTTCCAACCGCGTTATCGACATCATGGCCCCCATTGGCTGCGGACAGCGCGGCCTTATCGTGGCCCCGCCGCGCACGGGTAAAACAATCCTGCTCCAGGCGCTGGCCAATGCCATTAATGCCAATAACCCCGATGTATACCTCATTGTGCTTTTGATTGACGAGCGCCCGGAAGAAGTTACCGACATGGAGCGCACAGTCAAAAAGGCCGAGGTTATCAGCTCCACCTTTGACGAACCGCCGCAGCGCCACGTGCAGGTGTGCGAGATGGTGCTTGAAAAAGCCAAGCGCCTTGTGGAACGCAAGCGCGATGTTGTCATCCTGCTGGACTCCATCACCCGTCTGGGGCGCGCGTATAACGCTGTAACCCCTTCTTCCGGCCGGGTGCTCTCCGGTGGTCTTGACGCCAACGCCCTACAACGGCCAAAACGCTTTTTTGGTGCGGCCCGCAATATTGAAGAAGGCGGCAGCCTCACCATAATTGCTACGGCGCTTATCGACACGGGTTCCCGCATGGATGAAGTTATCTTTGAAGAATTCAAAGGTACCGGCAACATGGAAATCTACCTCGACCGCCACCTTTCGGAAAAACGCGTTTTCCCCGCCATCGACATCAACCGCACGGGCACCCGCAAGGAAGACCTGCTGCTGGCCGACGATGTGCTCAACCGCGTGTGGATTCTGCGCAAGATTCTTGCGCCCATGTCTTCCATCGACAGCATGGAATTTTTGCTGGACAAAATGCGCGCGACCAAATCCAACAAGGATTTCATGAACGCCATGGGCAAGTAA
- a CDS encoding twin-arginine translocase TatA/TatE family subunit: MFGVSMPELLLLLVVVLLVFGSNKLPEIGGGLGRAIRNFRRSSTEPDEIDITPKDKKQPTSTDDPNHKA, encoded by the coding sequence ATGTTCGGCGTAAGCATGCCTGAATTATTGCTCTTACTTGTTGTGGTTCTGCTTGTTTTCGGGTCGAACAAACTGCCGGAAATCGGCGGCGGGCTGGGTCGGGCAATCCGCAACTTTCGCCGCTCTTCAACCGAGCCGGATGAAATTGACATAACCCCCAAGGATAAAAAGCAGCCCACGTCTACTGACGATCCCAATCACAAGGCATAG
- a CDS encoding ACT domain-containing protein: MKTEQLSVFLENRAGRLAEVTHTLAEAGINIRALSLADTSDFGILRMIVCDHDKAKVVLKEKGFTLGRTSVVAVEVPDVPGGLDSVLQTVSKNGINVEYMYAFVQREAESAVMIFRFDKVDQAIEVLKAHDFVIIPAERLCAR; the protein is encoded by the coding sequence ATGAAAACGGAACAGCTTTCAGTTTTTCTGGAAAACCGGGCCGGGCGTCTGGCCGAGGTTACGCATACACTGGCAGAGGCTGGCATCAACATTCGCGCGCTCTCTCTGGCCGATACTTCTGATTTCGGCATTTTGCGCATGATTGTATGCGACCATGATAAAGCCAAGGTTGTTTTGAAGGAAAAGGGATTCACCCTTGGCCGCACAAGCGTTGTGGCCGTGGAAGTTCCCGATGTTCCCGGCGGCCTTGATTCCGTCCTTCAGACGGTTTCCAAGAACGGCATCAACGTGGAATACATGTACGCCTTTGTGCAGCGCGAAGCTGAAAGCGCCGTCATGATCTTCCGCTTTGACAAGGTCGATCAGGCCATTGAAGTGCTCAAGGCCCACGACTTTGTCATTATCCCGGCAGAGCGCCTCTGCGCCCGCTAG
- a CDS encoding tetratricopeptide repeat protein produces MLLLVSAAIAADDSPALRTAVGSAKADAAALMQQGKYASAYDMYMRLLREAPDDDEINLNLARSSMRSGRYNQAVMAYERLTEKYPSEPVLYSELAQAYMALEDRVSAEQAMATMRSLNPNISKADNDRLLDALEKRYDHWQVHGKLRTGLLYDSNATFGPSSTTMDLGTWRVSLPDAEAKSTFGAYFGANLDVGWKSERDTPWWIVGDAQGMARGNGDSSLDDVHSRTSEWGRAAVGLRHLTPTTMFDLRLKSEVFDYQWYQNVTASGPEATWLWAVTPSWQLITRGTLDSRAYSRDGDRNGAYWTLGQYVRRFFGESNHEIMVGLSYVGGNTPEKADYCYTGWEASARLSLKLPKGFELAPFVSFENDWYNGPATALETSNRLDQKWRTGAALTWHITDAWSVETSYQYTHNNSESPLYRYDQSLVSLGVAWSF; encoded by the coding sequence ATGCTTTTACTGGTCAGTGCGGCCATCGCTGCGGATGATTCCCCTGCACTGCGCACGGCGGTGGGATCCGCCAAGGCAGATGCCGCTGCCCTCATGCAGCAGGGCAAATATGCTTCCGCATATGATATGTACATGCGCCTGCTGCGTGAAGCGCCGGACGATGATGAAATCAACCTTAACCTGGCGCGTAGCTCCATGCGCAGCGGGCGGTACAATCAGGCTGTAATGGCCTATGAACGCCTCACGGAAAAGTATCCTTCGGAACCAGTACTCTATAGCGAACTGGCGCAGGCCTACATGGCGCTTGAAGACCGCGTAAGCGCGGAGCAAGCCATGGCAACCATGCGGTCGCTGAATCCCAACATCAGCAAGGCTGATAATGACCGACTGCTGGATGCGCTTGAAAAGCGCTACGATCACTGGCAGGTGCACGGCAAACTCCGTACTGGGCTGTTGTATGACTCAAACGCGACATTTGGCCCTTCAAGCACCACCATGGATCTGGGTACGTGGCGCGTCAGCCTGCCGGATGCGGAAGCCAAAAGCACCTTTGGCGCGTATTTCGGGGCAAACCTTGATGTGGGCTGGAAGTCCGAGCGGGATACGCCTTGGTGGATCGTAGGCGATGCGCAGGGCATGGCGCGCGGTAATGGAGATTCCTCGCTGGATGATGTGCACAGCCGCACATCCGAATGGGGCAGGGCGGCTGTGGGCCTTCGCCATCTCACGCCTACAACCATGTTTGATCTGCGCCTTAAGAGCGAAGTTTTTGATTATCAGTGGTACCAGAATGTCACGGCATCCGGCCCGGAAGCCACATGGCTTTGGGCGGTCACGCCGTCATGGCAGCTCATTACGCGTGGTACCCTGGATTCGCGGGCATACTCCAGAGATGGCGACCGCAACGGCGCGTACTGGACACTAGGCCAGTATGTGCGGCGTTTTTTTGGCGAGAGCAACCATGAAATCATGGTTGGGCTGAGTTATGTGGGCGGCAATACGCCTGAAAAGGCCGATTACTGCTACACCGGATGGGAAGCCAGCGCCAGGCTTTCACTCAAACTGCCCAAGGGCTTTGAGCTTGCCCCCTTTGTTTCCTTTGAAAACGATTGGTACAACGGCCCGGCAACGGCCCTTGAAACGTCCAACAGGCTTGATCAGAAATGGCGCACCGGCGCGGCCCTTACGTGGCATATTACCGATGCCTGGTCTGTTGAAACTTCGTACCAGTATACCCACAATAATTCAGAAAGCCCGCTGTACAGATACGACCAATCCCTTGTTTCGCTGGGAGTTGCCTGGTCGTTCTAG
- a CDS encoding FecR domain-containing protein, whose product MIRSMLGRGALALCLTLLAGGVCTAKDVGQVISFKAGVTAQRDGQAVPLDMKSPVGDRDTLTTDATGRAQILFDDDTTVSLGSNTSLSLETVVAEGANPAFKARMGQGIARFITGKIVEKNPDGFSVVTPDATVGIRGTMLSLEVDNAGTTVCVANTSKEVFVNGVRVPSGFKITLPQGTVAPMTPADHNLVSESVAANRPASGGTAQLAPPSPAMGNPITPTSLAQTPIVAQGLGEGFRQTGNANVSGGLTSDMYSGSFSFQVNLTNGGVSNGVMRSGNSDIPNALTGGTGSISGSSLNVGGFAADGVTGSMNGTAARSSSGLSVAGGYQISNTDGVLESGSFSGKQR is encoded by the coding sequence ATGATTCGTTCAATGCTGGGGCGCGGGGCTTTGGCCCTGTGCCTAACTTTGCTGGCTGGGGGCGTATGCACGGCCAAGGATGTGGGACAGGTAATTTCCTTCAAGGCTGGCGTTACTGCCCAAAGGGATGGACAGGCCGTGCCGCTGGACATGAAAAGTCCGGTCGGGGATCGGGATACGCTGACGACAGACGCCACGGGCCGGGCGCAGATTCTTTTTGACGACGACACTACAGTGTCGCTTGGTTCCAACACGTCACTGAGCCTTGAAACTGTAGTCGCAGAAGGTGCGAATCCTGCCTTCAAGGCCAGAATGGGGCAGGGCATAGCCCGGTTTATCACGGGCAAAATTGTGGAAAAGAATCCTGACGGGTTTTCTGTGGTTACGCCGGATGCTACCGTTGGCATTCGCGGCACCATGCTTTCCCTTGAGGTGGATAACGCCGGCACAACCGTATGTGTAGCCAATACCTCCAAAGAGGTTTTTGTTAACGGTGTGCGGGTGCCGTCCGGTTTCAAGATCACCCTGCCGCAGGGTACGGTTGCCCCCATGACGCCAGCAGACCACAACCTGGTATCTGAAAGCGTGGCAGCCAACAGACCCGCCTCTGGCGGAACAGCGCAGCTGGCGCCGCCTTCCCCCGCAATGGGGAACCCAATTACGCCAACGAGCCTGGCGCAGACGCCTATTGTAGCGCAGGGGCTGGGCGAGGGATTCCGGCAAACGGGCAACGCCAACGTATCTGGCGGGCTGACAAGTGATATGTACTCCGGCTCGTTCAGCTTTCAGGTTAATCTGACAAACGGCGGTGTGAGCAACGGGGTCATGCGGTCTGGCAACTCTGACATTCCCAATGCGCTTACTGGAGGTACGGGCAGCATCAGCGGTTCAAGCCTGAATGTGGGGGGATTTGCTGCTGATGGAGTGACAGGCTCCATGAACGGAACTGCCGCGCGCTCCTCCTCGGGGCTGTCTGTTGCTGGTGGGTACCAGATCAGCAATACTGATGGAGTTCTTGAATCTGGTTCATTTTCTGGCAAACAACGATAG
- a CDS encoding adenylate/guanylate cyclase domain-containing protein, producing the protein MNIADALKRLLRQPWIFTALVGLCGALAMLALYVVQPVALQRLDLRIYDALLPLRRQSEPSPVPLVVDIDEESLARYGQWPWPRYLVADLVDRLAQNGAASIGLDIMFAEPDRTSPTRLREGLYLERGVTLEIVGLPSFLADFDTLFAASVRAAPVVLGAFARYAGEPYSGPMPQPPAMIARGGKDAPPFDAYLPTARGAVLPLPQLFAEAPVGFVNVSPDADGLVRQVPLLLKLGDAVYPSLALQALMRALGTDALRLYTGPDGLFSVAAGEFKIPVSREGYMLVPFQGGRHTYRYISAAKVLDGSAKRADVDGCIAFVGTSAPGLADIRATPFDRVMPGVEVHAAAIDAMISGNFVQLPSWGPGAQALIIAFMTCAATLAFGFAGPRVYVPSSLALMGATVAASRQLFMGGLFLSPLYGLLTTMLCGGLLLSVRFWQEEKQKIVLRRAFSRYVSPEVVKRISRRQGDLLAGENRELSILFTDIRGFTSLSESLSPQDVVQLLNRYFTPMTAIVRSRQGTLDKFIGDALMAFWNAPLDVPGHPALAVDAALSMQEQLEALNGEIEASFGIRLAMGAGIHTGQAYVGNMGSEDLINYTLIGDNVNLASRLEGLCKRYGAPVVVSGDTREGCGDAFAFVHLDMLRVKGKTKPVSIYWPMRSGADAIFQASMPQWSAARALYEQGDFAEATAGFAALAKRYPAVCLFGLYHERSLMLAQNPPAQWDGIWTMEGK; encoded by the coding sequence ATGAACATTGCCGATGCCCTGAAACGGCTGCTGCGGCAGCCGTGGATTTTCACAGCCCTTGTGGGGCTGTGCGGTGCCCTTGCCATGCTGGCGCTGTATGTGGTGCAGCCAGTGGCGCTGCAACGCCTTGATCTGAGAATTTACGATGCGCTGCTGCCCCTGCGGCGGCAAAGCGAGCCTTCTCCAGTTCCTCTTGTTGTCGATATAGACGAAGAATCTCTGGCCCGTTACGGGCAGTGGCCCTGGCCCCGGTATCTGGTGGCCGACCTGGTGGACAGACTGGCGCAGAATGGCGCTGCATCCATCGGGCTGGATATCATGTTTGCTGAGCCGGACAGAACCTCGCCGACACGTCTACGCGAGGGCCTTTATCTGGAGCGGGGCGTAACGCTCGAAATCGTGGGCCTGCCTTCTTTTCTGGCGGATTTTGATACGCTGTTTGCCGCCTCAGTGCGCGCCGCGCCTGTGGTGCTGGGTGCATTTGCCCGCTATGCGGGCGAGCCGTATTCCGGCCCCATGCCGCAGCCTCCGGCCATGATAGCGCGGGGCGGCAAGGATGCCCCCCCATTCGATGCCTATTTGCCGACAGCCCGTGGTGCTGTGTTGCCCCTGCCGCAGCTTTTTGCAGAGGCCCCCGTGGGTTTTGTGAATGTATCGCCCGATGCGGATGGCCTTGTGCGGCAGGTACCACTTCTCCTCAAGCTTGGGGATGCAGTTTATCCCTCGCTGGCCTTGCAGGCCCTCATGCGCGCGCTGGGGACAGATGCCCTGCGGCTGTATACCGGGCCAGACGGGCTTTTCAGCGTGGCGGCGGGGGAGTTCAAGATTCCGGTTTCGCGCGAAGGCTATATGCTGGTTCCCTTTCAGGGGGGGCGGCATACCTATCGGTATATCAGTGCCGCCAAGGTGCTGGATGGCAGTGCAAAGCGGGCTGATGTTGACGGTTGTATCGCCTTTGTGGGCACGTCTGCACCCGGTCTGGCCGACATCCGCGCAACGCCCTTTGACAGGGTGATGCCGGGGGTGGAGGTGCATGCGGCGGCCATAGACGCCATGATCAGCGGAAATTTTGTGCAGTTGCCATCCTGGGGGCCGGGGGCGCAGGCGCTGATAATCGCCTTTATGACCTGCGCGGCAACGCTTGCCTTTGGCTTTGCCGGGCCGCGCGTATATGTGCCGTCCTCGCTGGCGTTGATGGGCGCTACGGTCGCGGCCTCACGGCAGCTGTTTATGGGCGGTCTGTTTCTTTCGCCCCTGTATGGTCTGCTCACCACAATGCTGTGCGGCGGATTGCTGCTGAGCGTGCGCTTCTGGCAGGAGGAAAAGCAGAAGATCGTTCTGCGCCGTGCGTTTTCGCGCTATGTATCGCCGGAGGTTGTCAAACGGATCAGCAGGCGGCAGGGTGATCTGCTGGCGGGTGAAAATCGTGAGCTTTCCATCCTGTTCACGGATATTCGGGGTTTTACAAGCCTTTCTGAATCGCTTTCGCCGCAGGATGTGGTGCAACTGCTGAACCGTTATTTTACGCCCATGACGGCCATTGTGCGCAGTCGGCAGGGAACGCTGGACAAGTTCATCGGTGATGCGCTCATGGCCTTCTGGAACGCGCCCCTTGATGTGCCTGGCCATCCCGCGCTGGCGGTGGACGCCGCATTGAGCATGCAGGAGCAGCTTGAGGCACTGAACGGCGAAATAGAGGCGAGCTTTGGAATACGTCTTGCCATGGGCGCGGGCATTCACACCGGGCAGGCCTATGTGGGAAACATGGGGTCAGAAGACCTTATCAACTACACCCTCATAGGCGATAATGTGAATCTTGCCTCGCGCCTTGAGGGGCTGTGTAAACGCTATGGCGCGCCCGTGGTGGTGAGTGGGGATACCAGAGAAGGCTGCGGGGACGCCTTTGCCTTTGTTCATCTTGACATGCTGCGGGTCAAGGGCAAGACGAAGCCTGTAAGCATCTACTGGCCCATGAGGTCGGGTGCGGATGCAATTTTTCAGGCGTCCATGCCGCAATGGAGCGCGGCGCGCGCGCTGTATGAACAGGGGGATTTTGCCGAGGCGACGGCTGGTTTTGCCGCGCTGGCAAAAAGGTATCCCGCCGTTTGTCTGTTTGGTCTGTATCATGAGCGATCGCTCATGCTTGCGCAGAATCCGCCTGCCCAGTGGGACGGCATCTGGACAATGGAAGGCAAGTAG
- a CDS encoding HD domain-containing phosphohydrolase, with translation MEVVLRGVRGSIAVPAPAMSFYGGNTSCVELRSDNGALIFFDAGTGLRQAGENLPESGTCHLFISHGHTDHIQGLGFFPPLHSPRWTTHIYIPAWLEDVLDNHFAHGMFPIPFSDFAGNVVRHSLEPGDEVHPADGVAVAAIAANHPGGALAYRVCADKAVFVYSGDYEITRAPEVQQAARELLEGADLAVVDSMYSNASYIEGWGHSRWEDWRDLGHAAGSGCIVLSHHAPDMTDAQIDALQREALHSCQTSGQRLCFAREGMRFSLPMPRQQACGECGLVQFSDWLDRFLDDLSQYQDENTLLDRILAKSREITRADAGTIFLVDGEDLLFAYTHNDSLFSVNTASKFAYSSARLPINPHSIAGYAACTGEMLNIVDVRAMPKDLPFSFRDDFDKATGYHTESMLVVPFHDHAGRISGVMQLINSLDPRTGKPRKFTHDMERHIRVLAREIANILERSHLVRASINRLVRLASVHDPLETGPHAERVGAIAAEMYQARANRLCLDPDVTLHVKSQIRLAAMLHDIGKVGVSDLLLKKPGKLLDDEMAIMRSHTIIGAGILEAEAQSGGFMTFAREIAHHHHQKWNGKGYAGPSDAGRLEGEDIPLAARITAIADVFDALVSPRSYKAAWPHEKALALLREEAGSHFDPQLVECLEEIMDVVAKIYERFPDAEPEQTNRDTAS, from the coding sequence ATGGAAGTAGTGCTCAGAGGCGTGCGCGGCAGTATTGCCGTGCCAGCTCCGGCCATGTCATTTTACGGTGGCAACACCTCATGCGTTGAGCTGCGCTCCGACAACGGGGCGCTTATTTTTTTTGATGCTGGTACAGGGCTGCGGCAGGCTGGCGAAAACCTGCCGGAAAGCGGCACCTGCCATCTTTTTATTTCGCACGGGCATACAGACCATATTCAGGGACTGGGGTTCTTTCCGCCCCTGCATTCCCCACGCTGGACAACCCACATCTATATTCCCGCCTGGCTCGAAGACGTGCTGGACAATCACTTTGCCCACGGCATGTTCCCCATACCCTTCAGCGACTTTGCCGGAAACGTTGTGCGGCACAGCCTTGAACCCGGTGACGAGGTGCATCCCGCCGATGGCGTCGCGGTTGCGGCCATAGCGGCCAATCATCCCGGAGGCGCGCTCGCCTACAGGGTTTGCGCCGACAAAGCCGTTTTTGTGTACTCTGGCGATTATGAAATCACCCGCGCCCCCGAAGTGCAGCAGGCGGCCCGCGAACTGCTTGAAGGCGCGGATCTGGCTGTTGTGGACAGCATGTACAGCAATGCCAGCTATATCGAAGGCTGGGGGCATTCCCGCTGGGAAGACTGGCGTGATCTGGGCCATGCTGCCGGGTCAGGATGCATTGTGCTTTCACACCATGCGCCGGATATGACGGACGCGCAGATAGACGCCCTACAGCGCGAGGCCTTGCACAGTTGCCAGACAAGCGGGCAGCGCCTGTGCTTTGCGCGGGAGGGCATGCGGTTCAGCCTGCCCATGCCCAGGCAGCAGGCCTGTGGAGAATGTGGTCTGGTTCAGTTCAGCGACTGGCTCGACAGATTTCTGGACGACCTTTCGCAGTACCAGGACGAGAACACGCTGCTCGACCGCATACTCGCCAAATCCCGAGAGATCACGCGGGCAGATGCCGGAACCATTTTTCTTGTTGATGGGGAAGATCTGCTCTTTGCCTACACGCACAACGACAGTCTGTTTTCTGTAAATACTGCCTCAAAGTTCGCCTATTCTTCGGCGCGGCTGCCCATCAATCCCCATTCCATTGCGGGCTATGCGGCCTGTACGGGCGAAATGCTCAATATTGTGGATGTGCGCGCCATGCCGAAGGATTTGCCGTTTTCGTTCCGTGATGATTTTGACAAGGCCACGGGATATCATACGGAATCCATGCTCGTGGTGCCGTTTCATGACCACGCGGGGCGTATATCCGGTGTGATGCAGCTCATCAACAGCCTTGACCCGCGCACGGGCAAGCCCCGCAAGTTCACCCACGACATGGAGCGACACATACGGGTGCTGGCCCGCGAAATCGCCAATATCCTTGAACGCAGCCATCTGGTGCGGGCAAGCATCAACAGGCTTGTGCGGCTGGCCTCCGTGCATGACCCGCTTGAAACTGGCCCCCATGCCGAGCGCGTGGGCGCCATCGCCGCAGAAATGTATCAGGCGCGGGCCAACCGCCTGTGCCTTGACCCGGACGTGACCCTGCACGTCAAAAGCCAGATACGCCTTGCCGCCATGCTGCACGACATAGGCAAGGTAGGCGTGAGCGATCTGCTGCTGAAAAAACCGGGCAAACTCTTAGATGATGAAATGGCTATCATGCGGTCGCATACGATTATTGGCGCGGGCATTCTGGAAGCAGAGGCCCAAAGCGGGGGATTCATGACCTTTGCCCGCGAGATAGCCCACCATCACCACCAGAAATGGAATGGCAAGGGCTATGCAGGCCCAAGCGACGCGGGCAGGCTGGAAGGGGAGGATATCCCCCTTGCGGCGCGTATAACCGCCATTGCCGATGTGTTTGACGCGCTGGTTTCTCCCCGTTCGTACAAGGCCGCATGGCCGCACGAAAAGGCTCTTGCACTCCTGCGCGAGGAGGCGGGCAGTCATTTCGACCCGCAGCTTGTGGAATGCCTTGAAGAAATCATGGACGTTGTGGCCAAGATTTATGAGCGATTTCCTGATGCGGAGCCGGAACAGACAAACCGCGATACTGCTTCATGA
- a CDS encoding formate--tetrahydrofolate ligase: MTLDPTKHPDWQIALDAEQNMKTFEALTAEMGLEPSEVLPYGRYMGKIEQQEVLQRLENRPNGKYVDVTAITPTPLGEGKSTTTIGLVQGLARRGLRSSAAIRQPSGGPTMGMKGSAAGGGLSQCIPLTPYSLNFTGDIHAVGAAHNLAMTALTSRMQHERNYDDATLERLSGMRRLDIDPTRVSTGWVMDFCAQALRNVIIGMEGDGRRNDGFMMRSHFDITVASEVMSILSVARDLADLRQRMGRMVLALDRNGRPVTTADLEVDGAMTAWLVEAIKPNLIQTIEGQPVLVHTGPFGNIALGQSSVIADRVGLKLGDIHVTESGFAAEMGYEKFWNLKCRYSGLAPDAAVIVATVRALKHHGGAPQPRPGQPLPEEYLREDVGLVEAGCVNLLHHIGIVRRSGVPSVVCINKFYTDKPAEIAAIRRICEKAGASVAVSEHWEKGGEGALELADAVMDACNSPKRNFRPLYDWKLPIAERIVCIAREVYGADGVDFEPMAAQRLKTLQERPDADELGVCMVKTQYSLSDDAKRKGVPSSWRLHVRDVLLFGGAGLVAPVAGDISLMPGTGSRPSFRNIDVDVATGRVTGVF, encoded by the coding sequence ATGACTCTTGATCCCACCAAGCACCCGGACTGGCAGATAGCCCTGGATGCCGAACAGAATATGAAAACTTTTGAAGCCCTGACCGCCGAGATGGGGCTGGAACCTTCAGAAGTGCTGCCATATGGCCGATACATGGGCAAGATTGAGCAGCAGGAAGTGCTGCAAAGGCTTGAGAACCGGCCCAACGGCAAGTATGTTGACGTTACGGCCATCACCCCCACGCCCCTTGGCGAAGGCAAGTCCACCACCACCATTGGTCTGGTGCAGGGGCTTGCGCGGCGCGGTTTGCGGTCTTCTGCCGCCATCCGCCAGCCTTCGGGCGGCCCCACCATGGGCATGAAGGGCTCCGCCGCTGGCGGCGGCCTTTCGCAGTGCATCCCGCTCACGCCGTATTCCCTCAACTTTACGGGTGATATCCATGCCGTGGGCGCGGCCCACAATCTTGCCATGACGGCCCTCACGTCCCGCATGCAGCATGAGCGCAACTATGACGACGCAACGCTTGAGCGGCTTTCGGGCATGCGCCGTCTGGATATTGACCCCACGCGCGTCAGCACCGGCTGGGTGATGGATTTTTGCGCCCAGGCCCTGCGCAACGTGATTATCGGCATGGAAGGCGACGGCAGACGCAACGACGGTTTTATGATGCGCTCGCACTTCGACATCACCGTTGCTTCCGAGGTCATGTCCATTCTTTCCGTGGCGCGCGACCTCGCCGATCTGCGGCAGCGCATGGGCCGCATGGTGCTTGCCCTTGACCGCAACGGCAGGCCCGTGACCACCGCCGACCTTGAAGTGGACGGCGCCATGACCGCCTGGCTGGTGGAAGCCATCAAGCCCAACCTTATCCAGACCATCGAGGGGCAGCCCGTGCTGGTGCACACTGGCCCCTTCGGCAATATCGCCCTGGGCCAGAGTTCGGTTATTGCCGACAGGGTTGGGCTGAAGCTTGGCGACATCCATGTGACGGAATCCGGCTTTGCCGCAGAAATGGGCTACGAGAAATTCTGGAACCTCAAGTGCCGATACAGCGGTCTTGCGCCTGACGCGGCGGTGATCGTGGCCACCGTGCGGGCGCTCAAGCACCACGGCGGCGCGCCGCAGCCCCGCCCCGGTCAGCCCCTGCCCGAAGAATACCTGCGGGAAGATGTGGGTCTGGTGGAGGCCGGTTGCGTCAACCTGCTGCACCATATCGGCATTGTGCGCCGTTCCGGCGTGCCCTCTGTGGTGTGCATCAACAAGTTTTATACCGACAAGCCCGCTGAAATTGCCGCTATCCGCCGTATCTGCGAAAAGGCCGGGGCAAGCGTGGCAGTTTCGGAACACTGGGAAAAGGGCGGCGAAGGCGCGCTCGAACTGGCAGATGCCGTCATGGACGCCTGCAATTCGCCCAAGCGGAACTTCCGCCCGCTCTACGACTGGAAGCTGCCCATTGCCGAACGCATTGTCTGCATTGCCCGTGAAGTGTACGGCGCTGACGGCGTGGATTTTGAACCCATGGCCGCCCAGCGGCTCAAGACGCTTCAGGAACGCCCCGATGCGGACGAGCTTGGCGTGTGCATGGTCAAAACCCAGTATTCGCTTTCGGACGATGCCAAGCGTAAGGGCGTGCCTTCATCCTGGCGGCTGCACGTGCGCGATGTGCTGCTTTTTGGCGGCGCTGGCCTTGTGGCCCCGGTGGCGGGCGATATCAGCCTTATGCCCGGTACTGGCTCCAGGCCCTCCTTCCGCAACATCGATGTGGATGTGGCAACCGGGCGCGTAACCGGCGTGTTCTAG